In Haloarcula rubripromontorii, the sequence GCAGTGAGGAGATGAGCCGTTTCAGCGGCCACGAGGAGTCAGTCCGCTCCGGCGAGATTCTCGCCGGCGTCACCGAGGTCGTTGGACCGATATGTCAGGAGGAGGGACTGGCGATTCACGAGGACTTTGACTGGTAAGGCCGAGTCAGCACTGATTGCGGGAGTCAAATGACTTATTATATGTGTTTGCCAATAAATGGTATGAAATCACTTGACACACCAGTCGGGCAGGTGATGACGAAGCCGGTAAAAACCGTCGACCGCGAGCTTTCCGTCCGAGACGTTTCGAAGCTCCTTGCGTCAGAGGCGGTCGGTTCTGTCGTCGTCGAAACGGAGTACGGGGAGGGCATCCTCACAAAAACAGACATCATTGCTGGCCTCCGCGATGGGATTGACCCGGATACGACGCCGGTCGGTGATCTGATGACAACTCCCGTCAAGACCATCGAAGCCGGTGCCCCGCTAGAGGAGGCAATCGATACGATGGTCGAGCAGAGCATCAAGCGACTCGTGATCGACGGACAGACCGACTGCGTCGGTATCCTCACGACCACAGACGTGATGCAGGAGCTGTCGCCCGACCTAGACCGCGTCGTCGAGATGTTCGCCGAAGGGTGACGGTCACAGGTCGAGAGGCTGTAGCAGTCGGTTAGACATCTAGCGCGTAGCGGTCGCAATGACTGAACCCATGTGAGACTGACGACTGACAGGCAACGTCTGTGTCCAGTGTGGCGAGCCGTCCCGCGAGAGACGGCGTCTCCTGAGCATGGCCAATCGCTGTCCGACGTGTTTCGAAGCCGC encodes:
- a CDS encoding CBS domain-containing protein, with amino-acid sequence MKSLDTPVGQVMTKPVKTVDRELSVRDVSKLLASEAVGSVVVETEYGEGILTKTDIIAGLRDGIDPDTTPVGDLMTTPVKTIEAGAPLEEAIDTMVEQSIKRLVIDGQTDCVGILTTTDVMQELSPDLDRVVEMFAEG